Proteins from a genomic interval of Plasmodium reichenowi strain SY57 chromosome 13, whole genome shotgun sequence:
- a CDS encoding exported protein (PHISTa) has product MKLLTEMNHIFFIYKILYMLKNNDIFTLYIENYKKKKRKHSYKISIFTYLLIFIVSISFINLMTLYENRIFSSIHFNNKYARILDDRENDYYSSLKRINSKNNIRNKKDDESRNLHNNMNKNNMGNYDMSKNDIYIHNKHNDSGYISKNESNDSLYLNYNDTTKPLTKEQLFEIINALKEIPSDEDLENIWKHTISVAKEGLGHMIKKLYFYLDGYMDEYEEMQKQKCFCFRKEISEDFMDEINETLLSHEKAYTYKFYKLIRKKRTVEKLKNFIFTFIDKMEKIINYLYHKHKGIYIMKVLKLHKLI; this is encoded by the exons atgaaattattgACTGAAATGAAccacatattttttatatataagattTTGTATATgctaaaaaataatgatatattcactttatatatagaaaattataaaaagaaaaaaagaaaacattCGTATAAAATTTCCATctttacatatttattaatatttatagtttcaatttcatttataaatttGATG ACCTTATATGAGAATAGAATATTTTCATCCATACactttaataataaatatgcaAGAATTTTAGATGATCGTGaaaatgattattataGTTCCTTGAAACGGATAAATTcgaaaaataatataagaaataaaaaagatgatGAATCACGGAACCtccataataatatgaataaaaataatatgggtaattatgatatgtcaaagaatgatatatatattcataataagCACAATGATTCAGGATATATATCAAAGAATGAGTCTAATgattcattatatttaaactATAATGATACTACGAAACCATTAACAAAAGAACAATTATTTGAGATTATCAATGCATTAAAAGAAATTCCGTCAGATGAAGATCTTGAGAATATATGGAAACATACAATAAGTGTAGCAAAGGAAGGTTTAGGacatatgataaaaaagttatatttttatcttgATGGTTATATGGATGAATATGAAGAAATGCAAAAACAAAAGTGTTTTTGTTTTAGAAAGGAAATATCAGAAGATTTTATGGACGAAATTAATGaaacattattatcacaTGAAAAAGCATATActtataaattttataaactaattagaaaaaaaagaacagttgaaaaattaaagaattttatttttacatttattgataaaatggaaaaaataataaattatctCTATCATAAACATaaaggtatatatataatgaaggTTCTAAAACTACATAAACttatatga
- a CDS encoding exported protein (hyp8) (part of same gene as PRSY57_1300600B~gap found within coding sequence), whose product MSFCYVRTISIALFLSIFLFLNN is encoded by the coding sequence ATGTCATTTTGTTACGTTAGAACAATTTCTATTGCACTTTTTTTAAGCATATTCCTATTTCTTAATAAT
- a CDS encoding exported protein (hyp12): MFSSTTNIFFSLVFLVLLLLLSIKTNILEKSSEIQGRIYNGLYSKHFRLLAEPSSHGSSKKTMKENENEEEEDEEVNEDQNEDQNEDQNEDQNEDQNENQNDDENEDESEEEDDDEKKDEEEEYEDEEDNDDEEEYEDEEDNEEDNDDEEVNEDEDHDDKDEEDDKENEGKYCELIPILPNNSDDTLEKSKKNMNIPKDNVNSEYLLDKNFYDLKVFKNLNISKKNYADSVIDNMDLTENVKNIFKEFLYYYINKKDPNYQLKLYKKIEPDIEKYKNNHVICSIVDFRNLFSDLQYLEKPKANIHVLNNEEYENRQKKIKEKQQKKKEKLQKKIKKEQDKIKKERIKELEKQEKMKYEKEEQEKVYLEKKELKEKHEESQKKKEKEITDRRNKLLSKRH; the protein is encoded by the exons atgttttcttctacaacaaatatatttttttcattagTATTTCTAgttctattattattattatcaattAAAACT aaTATTCTGGAAAAATCATCTGAAATTCAAGGgagaatatataatggaTTATATTCGAAGCATTTTAGATTGTTAGCAGAACCATCTTCACATGGTTCTTCAAAAAAGACAatgaaagaaaatgaaaacgaagaagaagaagatgaAGAAGTAAATGAAGATCAAAATGAAGATCAAAATGAAGATCAAAATGAAGATCAAAATGAAGATCAAAATGAAAATcaaaatgatgatgaaaatgaagatgaatctgaagaagaagatgatgatgaaaaaaaagatgaagaagaagaatatgaggatgaagaagataatgatgatgaagaagaatatgaggatgaagaagataatgaagaagataatgatgatgaagaagTAAATGAAGACGAAGACCATGATGATAAAGATGAAGAAGACGACAAAGAAAATGAGGGAAAATATTGTGAATTGATACCTATTCTACCAAATAACTCGGATGATACATTGgaaaaatcaaaaaaaaatatgaatatacCAAAAGATAATGTTAATAGCGAATATTTATtagataaaaatttttatgatttaAAGGTATTTAagaatttaaatatttccaaaaaaaattacgCAGATAGTGTAATAGACAATATGGATCTTACGGAAAACgtgaaaaatatatttaaagaatttttatattattatataaataaaaaagacCCCAATTATCAacttaaattatataagaaaattGAGCCtgatatagaaaaatacaaaaaCAACCACGTAATTTGTAGTATTGTAGATTTTAGAAATCTATTTAGTGACCTTCAGTATTTAGAGAAACCTAAAGCAAACATTCATGTActaaataatgaagaatatgaaaacagacaaaagaaaataaaagaaaaacaacaaaaaaaaaaagaaaaattacaaaaaaaaataaagaaggaacaagataaaattaaaaaagaacgaataaaagaattggaaaaacaagaaaaaatgaaatacgaaaaagaagaacaagaaaaagtatatttggaaaaaaaagaactAAAGGAAAAACATGAAGAAAgtcaaaagaaaaaagaaaaggaaataaCTGATAGAAGAAATAAGCTTCTTAGCAAAAGACActaa
- a CDS encoding exported protein (hyp8) (part of same gene as PRSY57_1300600A~gap found within coding sequence), producing the protein EYQKAETEQCTPAKQEPKEFVNNDIEQDKNTYKKFKNNEQKKEILEEKMKDFVKLYVNKSSGECQRYRLQQHLKNYSSSNEYKKFMNKFVKFLKVHNDLNALKSQLHFNNVRAATIIFIAGFLSIFAILLTISAVAATSKFTNNMLAIAGVGALGSALSLPGMALLFVPAMLYVLNRKSEITDYYSERIIRQVSNF; encoded by the coding sequence GAATATCAGAAAGCCGAAACAGAACAATGTACACCAGCTAAACAAGAACCAAAAGAATTCgtaaataatgatattgAACAAGACAAAAATACCTAcaaaaaattcaaaaataatgaacaaaaaaaagaaatattggaggaaaaaatgaaagatTTTGTAAAATTGTACGTAAATAAATCATCTGGTGAATGTCAACGTTACAGATTACAACAACACcttaaaaattattcatCCAGTAACgaatacaaaaaatttatgaataagtttgttaaatttttaaaagttCACAACGATCTCAATGCACTCAAATCACAATTACATTTCAATAATGTTAGAGCAGCTACCATAATTTTCATAGCAGGATTCTTATCAATCTTTGCTATCTTATTAACTATTTCAGCAGTAGCTGCAACATCTAAATTCACTAATAATATGCTTGCTATTGCAGGAGTTGGTGCTCTTGGTTCAGCATTATCATTACCTGGTATGGCATTATTATTTGTCCCAGCTAtgttatatgtattaaataGGAAAAGTGAAATAACAGATTACTATAGTGAAAGAATCATTAGACAAGTTTctaatttttaa
- a CDS encoding erythrocyte binding antigen-140, which translates to MKGYFNIYFLIPLIFLYNVIGINESIRGRTFYNRQDESSDISRVKSPELNNNHKTNIYDSDYKDVKNKLINSFVENRSVKKKRSLGFINNKTRSYDIIPPSYSYRNDEFNSLSKIEDNSGNTYSNNFGNTSEISIGKDNKQYTFIQKRTHLFACGIKRKSIKWVCRENSEKITVCVPDRKIQLCIANFLNSRLETIEKFKEIFLISVNTEAKLLYNKNEGKDPSIFCNELRNSFSDFRSLFIGDDMDFGGNTDRVKGYINMKFSHYYMEENVEKLNNIKKEWWEKNKENLWNHMIVNHKENISNECATIPEEEPQINGWIKEWNENFWMEKERLFLNIKDKCVENKKYEACFGGCRLPCSSYTSFMKKSKTEMEVLTNLYKNKNSGEDKNKFLDDLFKKNNKTNLDDFFKNEKEYDDLCDCRYTVTIIKSFLNGPAKNDVDTASKINANDLREFGCNYKSNNKKSWNCTGTFTNEFPGACVPPRRQTLCLGRTYLLHGGHEEHYKEHLLGASIYEAQLLKYKYKEKDENALCSIIQNSYGDFADVIKGSDILKDYYGKKMEESLNKVNKDKKSNEESLKIFREKWWDENKENVWKVMSAVLKNKETCKDYDKFQKTPQFLRWFKEWGDDFCEERKEKMYSFESFKVECKKKECDENTCQNKCNEYKKWIDLKKSEYDKQVEKYTKDKNNNIYDNIDEVKNKEANVYLKEKSKECKDVNFDDKIFNESPNEYEDMCKKCDEIKYLNEIKYPKTKHDIYDIDTFSNTIGSGTPISINANINEQQNGKDTSKTGNTETQDSTVSPETESDAAINVEKLSGDENSSERREISDIKELSVTSNVNEASDALTLETEDTGENTLANLRKEDKSLLSTKNQTDLDGRSKLEEQTAHEQSNGSDTGVNVMTESNGSGITGRKKENEIDGGHNEVHSASNTQSSVSNTSDIRKEHSESSLNRTTHTQDIKIGSSGNEQSDNQKNNSHSSDDSDSLTIKQDPSEDNTQNIYDLQDSHKDTFNTLVSSQSDDEVNGIGGLDSSRDSESGRGDTISKTHDVRPMNIVREKHVNNHDFIRSGMTNNNVQNQYITPNGNNGIIRGQEESEGDEVNYEHNRARSNFSSENDHKKNIQEYNSRDTKRVREEIIKLSKQNKCDNEYSMEYCTYSYERNSSPGPCSREERKKLCCQISDYCLKYFNFYSIEYYSCIKSEINSPEYKCFKSEGPSNIPYFAAGGILVVIVLLLSSASRLGKSNEEYDIGEYNIEAAFEENNYLNKLSQIFNQEVQETNISDYSEYNYNEKNMY; encoded by the exons atgaaaggatattttaatatatattttttaattcctttaatttttttatataatgtaataGGAATAAATGAATCAATTAGAGGTAGAACATTTTACAATAGACAAGATGAATCATCAGATATTTCAAGGGTGAAATCACCcgaattaaataataatcataaaactaatatatatgattcAGATTACAAAGATGTAAagaataaattaataaacaGTTTTGTAGAAAATAGAAgtgtgaaaaaaaaaaggtcTTTAggttttataaataataaaacaagATCATATGATATAATTCCACCTTCATATTCATATAGGAATGATGAATTTAATTCACTTTCCAAAATTGAAGATAATTCTGGAAATACatatagtaataatttCGGAAATACTTCTGAAATATCTATTGGAAAGGataataaacaatataCTTTTATACAGAAACGTACTCATTTGTTTGCTTGTGgaataaaaagaaaatcaATAAAATGGGTATGTCGAGAAAATAGTGAGAAAATTACTGTATGTGTTCCTGATAGAAAAATACAACTATGTATTGcaaattttttaaactCACGTTTAGAAACAATAGAAAAgtttaaagaaatatttttaatttctgTTAATACAGAAgcaaaattattatataacaaaaatgaaGGAAAAGATCCCTCAATATTTTGTAATGAATTAAGAAATAGTTTTTCAGATTTTAGAAGTTTATTTATAGGTGATGATATGGATTTTGGTGGTAATACAGATAGAGTCAAAggatatattaatatgaagTTCTCCCATTATTATATGGAAGAAAATgttgaaaaattaaataatatcaaAAAAGAATGGtgggaaaaaaataaagaaaatttgTGGAATCACATGATAGTAAATCATAAAGAAAACATAAGTAATGAATGTGCCACAATTCCCGAGGAAGAACCTCAGATTAATGGTTGGATAAAAGAATGGAATGAAAACTTCTGGATGGAAAAGGAGAGAttgtttttaaatataaaagataagTGTGTtgaaaacaaaaaatatgaagCATGTTTTGGTGGATGTAGGCTTCCATGTTCTTCATATACATcatttatgaaaaaaagtAAAACAGAAATGGAGGTTTTAACGAActtgtataaaaataaaaattcaggagaggataaaaataaatttctGGATGatctttttaaaaaaaataataaaactaATTTAGATgattttttcaaaaatgaaaaggaaTATGATGATTTATGTGATTGCAGATATACTGTTACTATTATTAAGAGTTTTTTAAATGGTCCTGCTAAAAATGATGTAGATACTGCATCAAAAATTAATGCTAATGATCTTCGAGAGTTTGGATGTAAttataaaagtaataataaaaagagtTGGAATTGTACTGGAACATTTACGAACGAATTTCCTGGTGCATGTGTACCCCCCAGAAGACAAACTTTATGTCTTGGACGTACATATCTTTTACATGGTGGTCATGAGGAACATTATAAGGAACATTTACTTGGAGCTTCAATATATGAGGCGcaattattaaaatataaatataaggAGAAGGATGAAAATGCATTGTGTAgtataatacaaaatagTTATGGAGATTTTGCAGATGTTATCAAGGGATCGGATATATTGAAAGATTATTATGGTAAAAAAATGGAAGAAAGTTTAAATAAAGTAAACaaagataaaaaaagtaatgAAGAATCTTTGAAGATTTTTCGTGAAAAATGGTGGGATGAAAACAAAGAGAATGTATGGAAAGTAATGTCAGCAGTACTTAAAAACAAGGAAACATGTAAAGATTATGATAAGTTTCAAAAGACCCCTCAATTTTTAAGATGGTTTAAGGAATGGGGAGACGATTTTTGTGAGGAAAGAAAAGAGAAAATGTATTCATTTGAGTCATTTAAGGTAGAATGTAAGAAAAAAGAGTGTGATGAAAATACATGtcaaaataaatgtaatgaatataaaaaatggatAGATTTGAAAAAAAGTGAATATGATAAACAAGTTGAAAAATACAcaaaagataaaaataacaatatttatgataatattgatgaagtaaaaaataaagaagcCAATGTTTActtaaaagaaaaatcCAAAGAATGTAAAGATGTAAATTTCGAtgataaaatttttaatgaGAGTCCAAATGAATATGAAGATATGTGTAAAAAATGtgatgaaataaaatatttaaatgaaattaAATATCCTAAAACAAAACAcgatatatatgatatagATACATTTTCAAATACCATTGGTAGTGGAACGCCAATAAGTATTAATgcaaatataaatgaacaaCAAAATGGGAAAGATACCTCAAAAACTGGAAATACTGAAACACAAGATTCAACGGTTAGTCCTGAAACAGAAAGTGATGCGGCAATTAATGTAGAAAAGTTAAGTGGTGATGAAAATTCAAGTGAAAGAAGAGAAATATCAGATATTAAAGAACTAAGTGTTACGAGCAATGTCAATGAAGCATCAGATGCACTTACATTAGAAACCGAAGATACGGGGGAAAATACATTAGCTAACTTAAGGAAAGAAGATAAATCATTATTGTCTACTAAAAATCAAACAGATTTAGATGGTAGAAGTAAGTTGGAAGAGCAAACTGCACATGAACAAAGTAATGGTAGTGATACGGGAGTAAATGTGATGACTGAAAGCAATGGTTCTGGAATTACTGgaagaaagaaagaaaatgaaattgATGGGGGTCATAATGAAGTTCATTCTGCTTCAAATACACAAAGTAGTGTTTCAAATACTTCTGATATAAGGAAAGAACATTCGGAAAGTTCTCTGAATAGAACAACGCATACACAAGATATTAAAATAGGCAGTTCAGGAAATGAACAAAGTGataatcaaaaaaataattcacATTCTAGTGATGATTCAGATTCTTTGACAATCAAACAAGATCCTTCAGAGGATAATACACAAAATATCTATGATTTACAAGACTCTCACAAAGATACATTTAATACATTAGTATCATCACAATCAGATGATGAAGTTAATGGAATTGGGGGTCTTGATTCTAGTAGAGATAGTGAAAGTGGTAGGGGTGATACAATATCAAAAACTCATGATGTACGTCCTATGAATATAGTAAGAGAGAAACATGTGAATAACCATGATTTTATTAGAAGCGGAATGACAAATAACAATGTACAAAATCAATATATAACGCCAAATGGGAATAATGGAATCATAAGAGGACAAGAGGAAAGTGAGGGTGATGAGGTTAATTATGAACATAATCGAGCTAGGAGTAATTTTTCCTCCGAAAATGAtcataagaaaaatatacagGAATATAATTCTAGAGATACTAAAAGAGTAAGGGAggaaataattaaattatcGAAGCAGAATAAATGCGACAATGAATATTCCATGGAATATTGTACCTATTCTTACGAAAGGAATAGTTCACCGGGTCCTTGTTCTAGagaagaaagaaagaaattATGTTGTCAGATTTCAGATTACtgtttaaaatattttaactTTTATTCAATTGAATATTATAGTTGTATAAAATCTGAAATTAATAGTCCagaatataaatgttttaaaaGCGAGGGTCCATCAA ACATTCCTTATTTCGCTGCTGGAGGTATTTTAGTTGTAATAGTCTTACTTTTGAGTTCAGCATCTAGATTGGGGAAAAG taatgaagaatatgatataggagaatataatatagaagCCGCttttgaagaaaataattatttaaataaactATCGCAAATAT tTAATCAAGAAGTACAAGAGACAAATATTTCAGATTATTCCGAGTacaattataatgaaaagaatatgtattaa